The proteins below come from a single Ictalurus punctatus breed USDA103 chromosome 24, Coco_2.0, whole genome shotgun sequence genomic window:
- the trhrb gene encoding thyrotropin-releasing hormone receptor b → MENFTSTNHTLGPWTDYSLEYKVISALLVLTICVLGMVGNVMVILVVLTTKHMRTPTNCYLVSLAVADLTVLTAAGLPNIADSVYGSWVFGHAGCLGITYFQYLGINASSCSITAFTVERYIAICHPIKAQSLCTYARAKRIILAVWLFTSLYCVMWFYLSNTKELVYDDVTVVTCEYRVSRELYLPIYFFDFGVFFVLPLALAIVLYGLIARILFLNMLPKQKVKNGQYGSGIKHSVQCSSTTAASRRQVIKMLAVVVVLFAVLWMPYRTLVVVNSFCQEAYLDTWFLLFCRTCVYLNSAINPVIYNAMSQKFRTAFKRLCRCRSAQAKQTAYSVALTLSTAKETSMIENTEHFSTELDDLTEEPNDLRDELAPN, encoded by the exons ATGGAGAACTTCACTTCAACCAACCACACGCTGGGCCCCTGGACGGACTACAGTTTAGAATACAAGGTAATCAGCGCTCTTCTGGTGCTCACCATTTGCGTATTGGGGATGGTTGGGAACGTGATGGTCATCTTGGTGGTGCTCACTACGAAGCACATGCGCACTCCAACCAACTGCTACCTGGTGAGTTTAGCCGTGGCGGACCTGACGGTGCTGACGGCCGCCGGGCTGCCGAACATCGCGGACAGCGTGTACGGCTCGTGGGTGTTCGGCCACGCCGGCTGCCTCGGCATCACCTACTTCCAGTACTTGGGCATCAATGCGTCGTCGTGCTCCATCACCGCGTTCACGGTGGAGAGGTACATCGCCATCTGCCACCCGATCAAGGCGCAGTCGCTGTGCACGTACGCGCGCGCCAAAAGGATCATCCTGGCCGTGTGGCTTTTCACGTCGCTCTACTGCGTCATGTGGTTTTACCTGAGCAATACGAAAGAGCTCGTGTATGACGACGTGACCGTCGTGACCTGCGAGTACAGAGTGTCCCGGGAACTTTACTTACCCATATACTTCTTCGACTTCGGCGTGTTTTTCGTGCTGCCGCTCGCGCTCGCGATCGTCCTGTACGGACTCATCGCGAGAATTCTGTTCCTGAACATGTTACCGAAACAGAAGGTGAAGAACGGGCAGTATGGTTCCGGTATCAAACACTCTGTTCAGTGCTCGAGCACCACAGCGGCCTCGCGCAGACAG GTGATAAAGATGTTGGCAGTGGTCGTGGTTCTCTTCGCAGTGCTCTGGATGCCTTACCGCACCTTGGTGGTAGTCAACTCTTTCTGCCAGGAGGCTTACTTGGACACCTGGTTCCTGCTTTTCTGTCGCACTTGTGTGTATCTGAACAGCGCCATCAATCCTGTTATCTACAATGCCATGTCCCAGAAGTTCCGCACTGCATTTAAGAGGCTTTGCAGATGCAGGTCTGCACAGGCAAAGCAGACAGCCTACAGTGTGGCCCTGACCTTAAGTACTGCTAAAGAAACATCCATGATCGAGAACACAGAGCATTTTTCAACAGAGTTGGATGATCTCACAGAAGAGCCAAATGATCTAAGAGATGAACTGGCACCAAACTAG
- the nudcd1 gene encoding nudC domain-containing protein 1, protein MAYPNCSLKVNRDLLDPSFESYRLSLDSVPCYNVELDAVVAEVKLKDSQYTLDHMKAFGMYNYLHADPWYEDSVYFFDCKGRVLNLKVTLDTALGKPREVFQMTSDPSSFDGERLCASLNLTSATWAALSDGAGTLTLLHTSNRGESSHLKWEPMFSESLGEPFIILNSVSHIPAGVHSIELLLLRIQKDPDDAKGSGFSTTLEWVTVENSVGQEKRYEVRKRRLMKGKSVPHYAAVEPQGKGVMVASEKPFTFIQVDGVPLEDKPPENMDVGNAEPIYFWQQTEEDITVCIRLPEGTTKDDICFKLSVDSICVGVRDYRPLLQGQLFAPVDPEASVWTTEDDKSLEVNLQKRSEGPLWSELVLGDKRGQYIVDEEQAAQLHQRLAYLTAEELNANPEKDNPPCNAQELEDCDGFPDDSSTLMRFDGATLNPTHVVNLGSHQYLFTVDINPSEMPAFCLRHDVDALLWQPRPEQPDALWEHIATFNALGYVQASKRDKKFATCAPNFSYAALAECLRRVFIYRQPSAVDTVLFNRKQGRQIGQIAKQQVASLESNDPVLGFRATNERLFILTSKNMFILKVNN, encoded by the exons ATGGCGTATCCGAATTGTTCTCTGAAAGTGAACAGAGATCTACTGGATCCCAGCTTTGAAAGTTACAGACTCTCCCTGGACTCAGTCCCATGCTATAATGtagaactggatgcag tcGTGGCTGAGGTGAAACTGAAAGACAGTCAGTACACTCTGGACCACATGAAAGCATTTGGAATGTACAATTACCTCCACGCTGACCCCTGGTATGAAGATAGTGTTTACTTTTTTGACTGCAAGGGAAGAGTGCTCAATTTGAAGGTCACATTG GACACAGCACTGGGGAAACCTCGAGAGGTGTTTCAgatgacctctgaccccagctCATTTGACGGCGAAAGGCTTTGCGCTTCTCTGAATCTGACCTCTGCTACCTGGGCCGCTCTCTCGGATGGGGCCGGAACTCTGACCCTGTTACACACCAGCAACAGAGGAGAGAGCTCTCACCTAAAGTGGGAA CCCATGTTCAGCGAGTCTCTCGGGGAGCCTTTCATTATCCTGAACAGCGTTTCCCACATCCCGGCAGGGGTTCATTCAATCGAGCTTCTGCTGCTACGTATCCAAAAAGATCCAGATGACGCCAAAGGCAGCGGCTTTTCCACCACGCTGGAGTGGGTTACTGTCGAGAACTCTGTTG GTCAAGAAAAAAGGTATGAAGTGCGGAAAAGGAGATTGATGAAGGGCAAGTCAGTGCCTCACTATGCTGCTGTGGAGCCTCAAGGGAAAGGGGTGATGGTGGCATCAGAAAAACCCTTCACCTTTATACAGGTGGATGGCGTTCCTCTGGAGGACAAACCACCTGAAAACATGGATGTGGGAAACGCtg AGCCCATCTACTTTTGGCAGCAGACGGAAGAAGACATCACCGTGTGCATCCGTTTACCCGAGGGTACGACGAAAGATGACATATGCTTCAAGCTGTCAGTGGACAGTatctgtgtgggtgtgagagacTATAGACCTTTGTTGCAAGGTCAGCTTTTTGCTCCTGTGGACCCTGAGGCCAGTGTCTGGACCACTGAAGATGATAAGAG cTTGGAGGTAAATCTGCAGAAGCGCAGTGAAGGGCCGCTCTGGTCTGAGCTAGTTCTGGGTGATAAGAGAGGACAGTACATCGTGGATGAGGAACAGGCTGCACAGCTCCATCAGAGACTGGCTTACCTCACTGCTGAAGAACTG AATGCTAACCCGGAGAAAGATAATCCTCCATGTAATGCTCAGGAACTGGAGGACTGTGATGGCTTCCCAGACGATAGTTCGACACTAATGCGGTTTGATGGTGCCACCTTGAATCCCACCCATGTG gTAAACCTTGGTAGCCACCAGTACCTTTTCACCGTAGACATAAATCCATCTGAAATGCCGGCTTTCTGTCTGCGGCACGATGTTGACGCCTTGCTGTGGCAGCCACGTCCTGAGCAGCCAGATGCCTTGTGGGAGCACATCGCCACCTTCAACGCACTGG GTTATGTGCAAGCTTCAAAGAGGGATAAAAAGTTCGCGACATGCGCCCCCAATTTCTCGTATGCGGCTCTTGCTGAGTGTCTAAGGCGAGTTTTCATCTACCGGCAGCCATCAGCTGTGGACACGGTGCTTTTCAATCGCAAACAAGGCCGCCAGATTGGCCAGATTGCCAAGCAACAGGTAGCCAGTCTGGAGTCTAACGATCCTGTTCTGGGCTTCAGGGCTACTAATGAGAGACTGTTCATTTTAACATCCAAAAATATGTTCATCCTCAAGGTGAATAACTAA